AACTCAATAGAGGTGGCTTACATAACCACCGCTGACAAGCGCTGGAAGAAGCTCGGCAGGGACGAGCTCTCCAGGTATCTCGATGAGATCCTCAAAGAGTCAGAAGGGGAGGAAGTCGAGGAGAACTCCAAAGATTACGCCGAACTCGACAGGAACTACTGAGGTGACGGGCGATGCCCATAAGCGTTGATAAAGCTGTCATCGCCCGTCTCAAGACGCACGGCGAGACGTTCGAGATACTCGTTGATCCATACCTTGCGAGGGACTTCAAGGAGGGTAGGGACGTTCCGGTGGAGGAGATCCTCGCCACCCCTTATGTTTTTAAGGACGCCCACAAGGGAGACAAGGCCAGCGAGCACGAGATGGAGAAGGTGTTCGGGACGAGCGACCCCTACGAGGTCGCCAAGATAATACTCAGAAAGGGCAACGTCCAGCTGACGGCACAACAGAGGAAGGAGATGCTCGAGGAAAAGAGGCGCTACATAGCGATGACGATCCACAGGCACGCAGTTGACCCGAGAACCGGCTATCCTCACCCCGTGGATAGAATCCTCCGGGCGATGGAGGAAGCGGGGGTTCACGTTGACCCCTTCAAGGATGCGGATGCTCAGGTTCCTAACGTCATCAGGGCCATAAGACCGTTGCTTCCGATAAAGCTCGAGGTGAAGGTCATAGCCGTTAAGGTGCCTTCGGACTACGTTGGCAAAACCTACGGCGAGGTAAGGAAATTCGGAACCATAAAGCGCGAGGAATGGGCCAGCGACGGTTCGTGGATGTTCCTGATCGAGGTCCCCGGAGGACTCGAGGGGGAGTTTTATGAGAAGCTTAACGCCCTTACGAAGGGCACCGCTGTAACCAAACTGATAGAGAGGAAGGGACTATGAGGAGGATTTTTGTAAAGAGCAGGGAACTTGTGGTTCCTGGGACCCTGCTGGCTCAGGGACCTTTTAAAAACGGAAAGGGGACGTTTAAAGAGGGCAACAGGATATACTCCACGGTCATCGGCCTCGTGGACGTAAGAGGAGACTTCATAAGGGTCATCCCACTCGAGGGCCCCTACATGCCCGAGGTTGGCGACAACGTTCTCGGCAAGATAATCGACGTCAGGTTCTCCAGCTGGGACGTGGACATAGGGGCGCCCTACGAGGCCAGCCTGCGCATTCAGGACGCCGTGGAAGAGCGTATAGACATCACGAAGACCGACCTGAGGAAGATATTCGACATAGGCGACATCATCTATGCCCGGATAAAGGCCTACAACGAGATAAAACAGATAGACCTCACAACGAAGGGGATGCCCTTCAGAGGTGGTCCCCTAAGGGGAGGTCAGATAGTCAAGATAACGCCCTCCAAGGTTCCGAGGCTCATAGGCAG
The window above is part of the Thermococcus sp. P6 genome. Proteins encoded here:
- the rrp4 gene encoding exosome complex RNA-binding protein Rrp4 encodes the protein MRRIFVKSRELVVPGTLLAQGPFKNGKGTFKEGNRIYSTVIGLVDVRGDFIRVIPLEGPYMPEVGDNVLGKIIDVRFSSWDVDIGAPYEASLRIQDAVEERIDITKTDLRKIFDIGDIIYARIKAYNEIKQIDLTTKGMPFRGGPLRGGQIVKITPSKVPRLIGRGGSMINMIKTLTNTRIIVGQNGWVWVSGRNEELERLAIEAVLKVDRESHTRGLTDRVKEFLMTRLQDLKNKGVIEEIPQIEERQKGEAQ
- a CDS encoding ribosome assembly factor SBDS, encoding MPISVDKAVIARLKTHGETFEILVDPYLARDFKEGRDVPVEEILATPYVFKDAHKGDKASEHEMEKVFGTSDPYEVAKIILRKGNVQLTAQQRKEMLEEKRRYIAMTIHRHAVDPRTGYPHPVDRILRAMEEAGVHVDPFKDADAQVPNVIRAIRPLLPIKLEVKVIAVKVPSDYVGKTYGEVRKFGTIKREEWASDGSWMFLIEVPGGLEGEFYEKLNALTKGTAVTKLIERKGL